The following are encoded together in the Salvia hispanica cultivar TCC Black 2014 chromosome 6, UniMelb_Shisp_WGS_1.0, whole genome shotgun sequence genome:
- the LOC125192171 gene encoding oligopeptide transporter 4-like translates to MGEMEEATPPLSQPLPKLDDEDEPSPIEQVRLTVPVTDDPTLAVWTFRMWVLGLLSCILLSFLNQFFSYRRSPLVITQITVVVATLPIGRFMAAVLPSRKWTVSVPGLKPREFSLNPGPFNIKEHVLISIFANAGSAFGNGSAYAVMIVDIIIAFYGRKISFLAGWLLIITTQVLGYGWAGLLRKYVVDPAHMWWPSTLVQISLFRTLHEKDEISADPDSKKQTSRPKFFVIALTCSFLWYIFPGYLFKTLQSISWVCWAFPHSVTAQQLGSGFNGLALGAFTLDWSVVASFLFSPLVSPFFAIANIFIGYFFIVYVVVPISYWGLNVYNAKTFPLYSVDLFKADGANYDIKAIVNSHFKLDEAQYAKQGRINLSIMFALAYGFGFATIAATLSHVALFYGREIYERFKASKREKMDIHTKLMKNYQDIPSWWFYILLSVTLFVALMLCIFLKDEVQMPVWALLAAALLAFIFTLPISIITATTNQTPGLNIITEYLMGIVYPGRPIANVCFKVYGYMSMSQAIAFLSDFKLGHYMKIPPRSMFLVQFIGTMVAGTVNMSVAWWLLHSIEGICHQDPDSSSPWTCPNDHVFFDASVIWGLVSPIRIFGTQGNYPALNYFFLIGLAGPVVVWGFHRAFPEKSWIPLINLPVLLGATANLPPASALNYNAWIFVGTVFNFFVYRYRKKWWQRYNYILSAALDAGVAFMAVVLYFTTGIEGKNVEWWGNEGEHCGLAACPTAKGVVVDGCPVF, encoded by the exons ATGGGAGAAATGGAAGAAGCCACCCCTCCCCTCTCCCAACCACTGCCAAAGCTCGACGACGAAGACGAGCCCTCGCCCATCGAGCAAGTGCGCCTGACGGTGCCAGTGACGGACGACCCGACCCTAGCCGTATGGACGTTCCGGATGTGGGTCCTGGGGCTCCTGTCGTGCATCCTCCTCTCCTTCCTCAACCAGTTCTTCTCGTACCGGCGGTCGCCGCTGGTGATCACGCAGATCACGGTGGTGGTGGCGACGCTGCCCATCGGCCGCTTCATGGCGGCCGTGCTGCCGTCGAGGAAGTGGACGGTGTCGGTTCCCGGGTTGAAGCCCCGGGAATTCTCGCTCAACCCGGGCCCGTTTAACATCAAGGAGCACGTGCTCATATCCATATTCGCAAATGCGGGTAGCGCTTTCGGAAACGGGTCGGCCTATGCGGTTATGATTGTCGATATTATTATTGCCTTTTATGGAAGgaaaatttcttttcttgctGGATGGCTCCTCATTATCACCACTCAG GTTCTTGGATATGGCTGGGCTGGGCTGCTAAGGAAATACGTAGTGGATCCAGCACACATGTGGTGGCCCAGCACTCTTGTCCAAATTTCACTATTCAG AACACTCCACGAAAAGGACGAAATCTCAGCGGATCCAGACAGCAAGAAGCAGACATCCCGGCCAAAGTTCTTCGTGATCGCCCTAACCTGCAGCTTCCTATGGTACATCTTCCCCGGCTACCTATTCAAAACCCTACAGAGCATCTCATGGGTGTGCTGGGCCTTCCCGCACTCCGTCACGGCCCAGCAGCTGGGGTCGGGCTTCAACGGCCTCGCCCTAGGAGCCTTCACCCTCGACTGGTCCGTGGTGGCCTCCTTCCTCTTCAGCCCGCTCGTGTCCCCCTTCTTTGCCATCGCCAACATCTTCATCGGGTACTTCTTCATCGTCTACGTGGTCGTGCCCATCTCCTACTGGGGGCTCAACGTCTACAACGCAAAGACGTTCCCTCTCTATTCCGTCGACCTGTTCAAGGCCGACGGGGCAAACTACGACATCAAAGCCATTGTCAACAGTCATTTCAAGCTGGACGAGGCGCAGTATGCGAAGCAGGGACGGATTAACTTGAGCATCATGTTTGCTCTTGCttatggatttggatttgCTACCATTGCAGCTACTCTTTCCCACGTTGCATTATTCTATGGAAG GGAGATATATGAGCGTTTCAAGGCTTCTAAAAGGGAGAAGATGGACATTCACACTAAGCTGATGAAGAACTACCAAGACATACCTTCATGGTGGTTCTACATTCTTCTTTCAGTGACACTCTTTGTGGCATTGATGCTTTGCATCTTCCTGAAAGACGAGGTGCAGATGCCGGTATGGGCGCTTCTGGCTGCTGCACTTCTTGCTTTCATTTTCACACTTCCTATCAGCATTATCACAGCTACTACTAATcag ACTCCAGGATTGAATATAATAACAGAGTACCTAATGGGGATTGTATATCCTGGAAGGCCAATAGCTAATGTGTGCTTTAAGGTGTATGGCTACATGAGCATGAGTCAAGCAATCGCCTTTCTCAGTGATTTCAAGCTTGGACACTACATGAAAATTCCTCCTAGATCAATGTTTCTTGTCCAG TTTATCGGAACAATGGTGGCAGGCACGGTGAACATGAGCGTGGCGTGGTGGCTCCTCCACTCGATCGAAGGCATCTGCCACCAAGACCCGGACTCAAGCAGCCCGTGGACGTGCCCCAACGACCATGTGTTCTTCGACGCGTCGGTGATCTGGGGGCTGGTGAGCCCCATCCGCATCTTCGGCACCCAAGGCAACTACCCTGCCCTCAACTATTTCTTCCTAATCGGGCTGGCCGGGCCAGTAGTGGTGTGGGGATTCCACAGGGCGTTCCCGGAGAAGTCGTGGATCCCGCTGATCAACCTGCCCGTGCTGCTGGGAGCGACGGCGAATCTGCCGCCGGCGTCAGCTCTGAACTACAACGCATGGATATTTGTTGGGACGGTGTTCAACTTCTTCGTGTATAGGTATAGGAAGAAGTGGTGGCAGAGGTATAACTACATTCTGTCGGCGGCGCTGGATGCTGGGGTGGCGTTCATGGCGGTGGTGCTCTACTTTACGACGGGGATAGAAGGGAAGAATGTGGAGTGGTGGGGGAATGAAGGGGAGCATTGCGGCTTGGCGGCATGCCCCACGGCTAAGGGTGTCGTGGTTGATGGTTGCCCTGTCTTTTAG
- the LOC125192080 gene encoding cryptochrome-1-like: protein MGIPGGGCSIVWFRRDLRVEDNPALAAGMRAGAVVAVFVWAPEEEGHYFPGRVSRWWLKNSLSHLDSSLRSLGTPLLTKRSTDSVSSLLEVVKLTGAGQLFFNHLYDPISLVRDHRVKEVLTAEGVTVRSFNADLLYEPWEVLDQDGRPFNTFSGFWDRCLSMPYDPEAPLLPPKRIFPGDVSRCNPDTLVFEDESEKGSNALLARAWSPGWSNADKALTTFLNGPLIEYSKNRRKADSATTSFLSPHLHFGEVSVRKVFHLVRIKQVLWANEGNKAGEESVNLFLKSIGLREYSRYMSFNHPYSHERPLLGHLRYFPWVVDEGYFKAWRQGRTGYPLVDAGMRELWATGWLHDRIRVVVSSFFVKVLQLPWRWGMKYFWDTLLDADLESDALGWQYITGTIPDGRAFDRLDNLQIEGYKFDPNGEYVRRWLPELSRLPTEWIHHPWNAPESMLQAAGIELGSNYPLPIVEIDAAKARLEEALAQMWQQEGASQTAIENGMEEGLGDSFEYTPIAFPPDTDMEMDNEPIRNNPPNAVIRRYGDQMVPSMTSSFIRVADEETSVDLRSTGDDNRAEVPSNVNPAEEPRRERRGQAIIQTGRTNDGFLQSNFARGRRNSEDSTAESSSTTRRERDGGIVPVWSPSNSTYSDPFRGEENSISTSSSYLARHPQAHQLF, encoded by the exons CGGGTGGAAGATAATCCGGCGCTGGCAGCGGGGATGAGGGCCGGGGCGGTGGTGGCTGTGTTTGTTTGGGCGCCGGAGGAGGAGGGGCACTACTTCCCTGGTAGGGTCTCTAGATGGTGGCTGAAGAATAGTTTATCACACCTTGATAGCTCTTTGAGGAGCCTTGGCACTCCCCTCCTCACTAAGAGATCCACTGATAGtgtttcttctcttcttgAAGTTGTCAAATTAACTGGTGCTGGCCAGCTGTTTTTCAACCATTTATATG ATCCTATATCACTTGTAAGGGATCACCGGGTAAAGGAAGTCTTGACTGCTGAAGGCGTTACTGTCCGTTCCTTCAATGCAGACTTGCTCTATGAACCATGGGAAGTTCTTGACCAGGACGGTCGGCCATTCAATACTTTCTCAGGATTCTGGGACAGATGCCTCAGTATGCCGTATGATCCTGAAGCTCCTCTCCTCCCGCCTAAAAGGATTTTTCCTG GTGATGTGTCGAGATGCAATCCTGACACGTTAGTATTTGAAGATGAGTCAGAGAAAGGAAGCAATGCCCTTCTCGCTCGGGCATGGTCCCCTGGCTGGAGCAATGCCGATAAAGCCCTAACAACCTTCTTAAATGGACCCCTCATAGAGTACTCCAAGAATCGTCGAAAGGCTGATAGTGCCACAACCTCTTTTCTATCCCCCCATTTGCATTTTGGGGAAGTCAGTGTTCGTAAGGTTTTCCATCTTGTTCGCATTAAGCAAGTTCTTTGGGCCAATGAAGGTAACAAAGCAGGTGAAGAGAGTGTTAATTTGTTCCTCAAAAGTATAGGGCTGAGGGAGTATTCCAGATACATGAGTTTCAATCATCCTTACAGCCATGAAAGGCCGTTACTTGGCCACCTCAGGTATTTCCCTTGGGTTGTGGACGAGGGCTACTTCAAGGCATGGAGACAAGGCCGGACTGGATATCCTCTGGTGGATGCTGGAATGAGGGAGCTATGGGCCACTGGATGGCTACATGATCGGATACGTGTTGTAGTCTCGAGTTTCTTTGTCAAGGTTCTGCAGCTGCCTTGGAGATGGGGAATGAAGTACTTCTGGGATACCCTGCTGGATGCAGATCTTGAGAGCGATGCCCTTGGTTGGCAATATATTACTGGAACAATTCCAGATGGTCGAGCATTTGACCGCCTTGATAACCTACAG ATTGAGGGTTACAAGTTCGATCCAAACGGAGAATATGTTCGAAGATGGCTCCCTGAACTTTCTAGATTGCCAACAGAGTGGATACATCATCCATGGAATGCGCCAGAAAGTATGCTACAAGCTGCTGGAATCGAACTTGGTTCGAATTACCCTCTTCCTATAGTCGAAATAGATGCTGCAAAAGCTAGGTTGGAAGAAGCACTTGCACAAATGTGGCAGCAGGAAGGGGCTTCACAAACTGCAATCGAGAATGGAATGGAAGAGGGCCTTGGGGACTCGTTTGAATACACTCCTATTGCATTCCCTCCAGACACAGACATGGAGATGGACAATGAACCTATCAGAAACAATCCTCCAAATGCAGTCATTCGCCGCTATGGGGATCAAATGGTACCAAGCATGACCTCTTCTTTCATCCGCGTTGCAGATGAAGAGACGTCAGTTGATCTCAGAAGCACAGGCGATGACAATAGAGCTGAGGTCCCTTCAAATGTAAACCCTGCAGAGGAGCCGAGAAGAGAACGACGCGGCCAAGCTATAATCCAGACAGGTAGAACGAATGATGGTTTCCTACAATCCAATTTCGCAAGAGGTCGTAGAAATTCTGAAGATTCAACAGCAGAGTCATCCAGTACCACtagaagagagagagacggCGGGATTGTCCCAGTTTGGTCCCCTTCGAATTCCACATACTCTGATCCATTCCGAGGTGAAGAGAACAGCATTAGCACCAGTTCGTCTTACTTGGCTAGGCATCCACAGGCTCATCAGCTATTCTGA